One stretch of Aquimarina sp. Aq107 DNA includes these proteins:
- a CDS encoding AsmA-like C-terminal region-containing protein translates to MKIKKFWKRILVGLIVVPIVVIGGLMLYIQSNQSEIIKGEIAKLNKEHEGLISVGESELSLFSNFPYISIKVYDVKILETKEDNAPIIMDVKDIYIGFNLWDMVKGNYDIQSLIIEDGVFNIVIHENNTTNIQNSLASTSGTETPSTNIHLKKIRFKSLDIHTLDEATNTDVEKFIYAGTGGFSQKDSVIAGHIDTHFELNVIKDGDTTFIHNKHFEVHTDVVFNENTGILDIQPSGIVMENGDFELEGSIDTKNDVDLNLSIEGRKPNFDMLIAFAPTDVIPVLEKYKNAGEIYFNASIQGPANKGNRPFIKANFGAGKAFLENTKRAKKIDNMGFNGHFTNGENRDPSTMEFSLTDMTASLEKGEFEGSIFVKNFESPEVDMKINSNFNLDFIAEFLELEQVQEASGEVSLKMNFHDIIDIDEPEKALQKLNQAYFTELIVKNLSLVAEQLPAPLHDMNVHLVMNGKEATLNQFELLMGNSDLSVSGFLSDLPAIVHHTSIPVEAHLDISSKYLDLAELTGFTKQDTIQKGFDEQIKDLSLGLSFKASAKDFTESKYLPKGEFFIDSLYADLKHYPHKLHDFHADVLIDDKDLEIVDFTGFIDDSDFHLDGLIHEYAFWMQPELNGDVDLDVNLTSKKIRLEDVFSYKGENYVPEEYRHEIFDDLALHVASSMHYKDSALHSIDLTLDKLDTKMELHPLRFDNFRGKIHYEDEHLVIKDFHGEIGTTNFNFDLNYYLGKDEKIKKRDNYLSVKANYIDFDALFKFDINPPKSTEVNTSKTADVKEHAEAFNVYELPFTDMQFKADIAHFIYHRIDLQDIKAAIRTTPNHYIYIDTLDMNAAGGNIRLNGYFNGSDPEHIYMQPDLVMNNVDLDKLLFKFENFGQDHLVSENLQGKLTSKIKGKIRVYPDMVPDLDQSTIEMDVKVLNGRLKNYDPMLALSDYMGDKNLLNIRFDTLQNSLDIKKGKITIPAMRIESTLGHMELSGSHDSNQNIDYYIRIPWKTVRKASWQKLFGKKKDTVISKEQEDEIVEVDPDEKTKYLNLKIKGSIDDYKISLGKKKQK, encoded by the coding sequence GTGAAAATTAAGAAATTCTGGAAACGAATTTTAGTAGGATTAATCGTAGTCCCAATTGTGGTAATAGGGGGACTCATGTTATATATTCAGAGTAATCAATCTGAAATTATTAAAGGAGAAATTGCAAAACTAAATAAAGAGCACGAAGGTCTTATTAGTGTTGGCGAAAGTGAATTATCTCTTTTTAGTAATTTCCCTTACATTTCCATAAAAGTATATGATGTAAAAATTTTAGAAACCAAAGAAGACAATGCGCCCATTATCATGGATGTAAAAGATATCTACATTGGTTTTAATCTATGGGATATGGTGAAAGGGAATTATGATATTCAGTCTTTAATAATAGAAGATGGTGTTTTTAATATTGTGATTCATGAAAATAATACCACGAATATTCAAAATTCTTTAGCCAGTACTTCTGGAACAGAAACACCATCTACCAATATTCATTTAAAAAAAATTAGATTTAAAAGTTTGGATATCCATACTTTAGACGAAGCTACCAATACGGATGTCGAAAAGTTTATTTATGCAGGGACAGGTGGTTTTAGTCAAAAGGATAGTGTTATCGCTGGTCACATAGATACCCATTTTGAATTAAATGTAATTAAAGATGGCGATACCACTTTTATCCATAATAAACATTTTGAAGTACATACGGATGTAGTATTTAATGAAAATACGGGTATTCTTGATATACAGCCTTCTGGTATTGTTATGGAAAATGGAGATTTCGAGTTAGAAGGATCCATAGATACAAAGAATGATGTAGATCTAAATCTTTCTATAGAAGGAAGAAAACCTAATTTTGATATGTTGATCGCTTTTGCACCAACAGACGTAATACCGGTATTAGAGAAATACAAAAATGCGGGCGAAATCTATTTTAACGCTAGTATTCAAGGACCTGCTAATAAAGGAAACAGACCTTTTATCAAAGCCAATTTTGGAGCTGGAAAAGCTTTTTTAGAGAATACTAAAAGAGCAAAAAAGATTGATAATATGGGATTCAATGGTCATTTTACCAATGGAGAAAACAGAGATCCAAGTACTATGGAGTTTTCATTAACGGACATGACTGCATCTTTAGAAAAAGGAGAATTCGAAGGTTCGATTTTTGTAAAGAATTTTGAATCTCCGGAAGTGGATATGAAGATAAATTCTAATTTCAATCTTGATTTTATAGCAGAATTTTTAGAATTAGAGCAGGTACAAGAAGCTTCTGGAGAGGTTTCACTAAAAATGAATTTTCACGATATTATAGATATTGATGAGCCCGAAAAAGCATTACAAAAACTTAATCAAGCATATTTTACAGAGTTAATTGTAAAAAACTTGAGTTTAGTGGCAGAACAACTTCCTGCTCCTTTGCATGATATGAATGTACATTTAGTAATGAATGGTAAGGAGGCTACATTGAATCAGTTCGAATTGTTGATGGGAAATTCTGATTTATCGGTAAGTGGATTTCTTTCGGATTTACCCGCTATTGTGCATCATACCAGTATACCGGTAGAGGCACATTTAGATATTTCTTCCAAGTATTTGGATTTAGCAGAATTAACTGGTTTTACAAAACAAGACACTATTCAAAAAGGTTTCGATGAACAAATAAAAGATTTAAGCTTAGGGCTTTCTTTTAAGGCTTCTGCCAAAGATTTTACGGAATCTAAATATTTGCCAAAAGGAGAATTTTTTATAGATAGTTTATATGCAGATTTGAAGCATTATCCTCATAAATTACATGATTTTCATGCCGATGTACTAATAGATGACAAGGATCTCGAAATAGTTGATTTTACAGGGTTTATCGATGATAGTGATTTTCATTTAGATGGACTTATACATGAGTATGCTTTTTGGATGCAACCCGAACTCAATGGAGATGTGGACTTAGATGTCAATCTTACTTCTAAAAAAATAAGGTTAGAGGATGTCTTTTCGTATAAGGGAGAAAATTATGTTCCAGAAGAGTATCGACATGAGATTTTTGATGATTTGGCATTGCATGTTGCTTCTAGTATGCATTATAAGGACTCTGCTTTGCATTCCATCGATTTGACTTTAGATAAGTTAGATACCAAAATGGAATTGCATCCTTTGCGCTTTGATAATTTTAGAGGAAAAATCCATTATGAGGATGAACACTTGGTTATAAAAGATTTTCATGGCGAGATAGGAACTACCAATTTTAATTTTGACCTTAACTATTATTTGGGCAAAGATGAAAAAATAAAGAAAAGAGATAATTATCTCTCGGTCAAGGCAAATTATATTGATTTTGACGCACTTTTTAAGTTTGATATAAATCCTCCAAAATCCACAGAAGTTAACACTTCAAAAACTGCAGATGTAAAAGAACATGCAGAAGCTTTCAATGTATACGAGTTGCCATTTACAGATATGCAATTTAAGGCTGATATTGCTCACTTTATCTACCACAGAATTGATCTTCAGGATATTAAAGCGGCTATAAGGACAACACCTAATCATTATATATATATCGATACCTTAGATATGAATGCTGCAGGAGGAAATATTCGGTTAAATGGTTATTTTAACGGTAGTGATCCAGAACATATTTATATGCAACCGGATTTGGTTATGAATAATGTAGATTTAGATAAACTGTTGTTCAAGTTTGAAAATTTTGGACAAGATCATCTTGTTTCAGAAAATTTACAGGGGAAACTTACTTCTAAAATTAAAGGTAAGATTAGAGTATACCCTGATATGGTGCCGGATTTGGATCAGTCTACTATAGAAATGGATGTGAAAGTATTAAATGGAAGACTGAAAAACTACGATCCCATGCTTGCTCTTTCGGATTATATGGGAGATAAAAACCTACTAAACATTCGGTTTGATACGTTACAAAATAGTTTAGATATAAAGAAAGGAAAGATTACTATTCCAGCTATGAGAATAGAATCTACATTAGGTCATATGGAACTATCTGGTTCTCATGATAGTAATCAAAACATTGATTATTACATACGAATTCCTTGGAAAACGGTAAGAAAAGCTTCTTGGCAAAAATTATTTGGAAAGAAAAAAGATACTGTAATTAGTAAGGAACAAGAAGATGAGATTGTAGAAGTAGATCCAGATGAAAAAACAAAATATCTAAATCTAAAGATCAAAGGAAGTATTGATGACTACAAGATTTCATTAGGTAAGAAAAAACAAAAGTAA
- a CDS encoding DUF2306 domain-containing protein yields the protein MSSSVILSKEKPLKILKTSVNIWFIVVITGQFIFALYIMGLYGISGIAGDFERWNEASGHGYVEKDFVGNIFFGLHIVLAAIITIGGPLQLIKKVRAKFPKFHRINGRIYISAAFLISIAGLYLAWIRSSVGGLIGSIFITINGIFIIICAYNTIKFAVSRKLKIHRKWAIRLFLAMSGVWFFRVFLMLWLTINQGPVGFDMESFQGPALNMLYVFSYILPVLFANFYFRAKKSKSVKRKFMLSIFIVLLTGCIAIGTFSATMGMWLPRI from the coding sequence ATGTCGTCTTCAGTAATACTTTCAAAAGAGAAACCTCTAAAAATCCTCAAAACATCTGTAAACATTTGGTTTATTGTAGTAATAACTGGTCAATTTATATTTGCCTTATATATTATGGGGCTTTATGGTATAAGCGGTATTGCAGGTGATTTCGAACGTTGGAACGAAGCAAGTGGTCACGGATATGTCGAAAAAGATTTTGTGGGTAATATATTTTTTGGTTTACATATAGTATTAGCCGCTATAATTACAATTGGTGGACCTCTGCAACTTATAAAAAAAGTGCGCGCTAAGTTTCCGAAGTTTCATAGAATAAACGGTCGCATTTATATTAGTGCAGCTTTCTTGATAAGTATCGCTGGTTTATATTTAGCTTGGATCCGAAGTTCTGTTGGAGGATTAATAGGATCCATCTTTATTACTATAAATGGAATTTTTATTATCATATGTGCTTATAACACCATAAAATTTGCCGTTTCTAGAAAACTAAAGATACATCGAAAATGGGCAATTCGTTTATTCTTAGCTATGAGCGGAGTTTGGTTTTTTAGAGTGTTTTTAATGTTATGGCTTACTATTAATCAGGGTCCAGTTGGTTTTGATATGGAGTCTTTTCAGGGCCCTGCATTAAATATGCTATATGTTTTTAGTTATATCTTACCAGTACTATTTGCAAACTTTTACTTTAGAGCAAAAAAATCTAAATCGGTTAAAAGGAAATTTATGCTTTCCATTTTTATCGTACTACTTACGGGCTGTATTGCAATAGGGACGTTTTCTGCAACTATGGGGATGTGGTTACCACGTATTTGA
- a CDS encoding Crp/Fnr family transcriptional regulator — translation MNDNFEIFFNYVRLLVDIPKIDQDLCRKYFKPFSATKGEIIESSGKVPQYHNFIVSGFMRNFYSNELGQEIITDINDGPRFFTSYNHFMHRTPSNENLQCITDCELLRIKRDDVDITAKLGITQMEYTVQILQQQLEKNKQRIIDHATLSAEQRYVKLQKEYPSIIQNIPLKYIASYLGINPGSLSRIRNELVK, via the coding sequence ATGAATGACAATTTTGAAATATTTTTTAACTATGTACGACTGCTCGTAGATATCCCAAAAATTGATCAAGACTTATGTCGTAAATATTTTAAACCTTTTTCTGCTACAAAAGGGGAGATAATTGAATCCTCCGGAAAAGTTCCTCAGTATCATAATTTCATTGTTTCGGGGTTTATGCGGAATTTTTATAGTAATGAGCTAGGTCAAGAAATTATTACTGATATTAATGATGGTCCTCGCTTTTTTACTTCATATAATCATTTTATGCATCGAACACCTTCAAACGAAAATCTGCAATGTATTACGGATTGCGAGTTATTGCGAATTAAACGAGATGATGTAGATATTACAGCGAAACTAGGAATCACCCAAATGGAATACACTGTACAGATCTTGCAACAACAGTTGGAAAAGAATAAACAACGAATCATTGACCATGCTACACTTTCTGCGGAGCAACGGTATGTAAAATTGCAAAAAGAATATCCTTCAATCATTCAAAACATTCCTCTAAAATATATTGCTTCGTATCTAGGAATTAATCCAGGGAGTCTAAGCCGCATACGTAATGAGTTGGTTAAATAG
- a CDS encoding serine hydrolase, with amino-acid sequence MGRIRYFILFLFLVVSFNIDAQSINRIDNSAIITSVLDNEIMRLKDAGNVHGLTITIVTKDSVLFQKAYGARNLKDKQELKISHNFYAASLSKPLFAFVVMKLVDAEKIDLDKPLVEYLDNPLYSYEFTHGYEGFKDLKADKRYEKITARMCLSHTTGFPNWRYIKKSGIDMENPLEIELEPGTFYSYSGEGIQLLQFVVEQITKTNLEELAQEYVFKPFKMDMTSFLWQKRFDTNYAVGHYKKRKTLKRIKRSQEYAAGSMDTTPEDYTKFIQAMLAQKGMSKETYEEFFKPQIRIESKQQFGKNRLIKTTENNNIELSYALGFGTYKTPFGKAVFKEGHIRGWEHYTVFYPSQNLGIIIMSNSSNAESIFKELLEVAIGDTWMPWYWENFVPYDK; translated from the coding sequence ATGGGCAGGATACGATATTTCATTTTATTCTTATTTCTAGTGGTTAGTTTTAATATTGATGCTCAATCCATCAATAGAATAGACAATTCGGCAATCATTACCTCAGTTTTGGACAATGAAATTATGCGGTTAAAAGATGCTGGAAATGTTCATGGACTTACAATTACGATAGTTACTAAAGACAGTGTTTTATTCCAGAAAGCCTATGGTGCAAGAAACCTGAAAGATAAGCAAGAACTAAAAATCTCACATAATTTTTATGCAGCTTCTCTTAGCAAACCACTTTTTGCATTTGTTGTTATGAAATTAGTGGATGCAGAAAAAATTGATTTAGACAAACCTTTAGTAGAATACTTAGATAATCCTTTATATTCTTATGAATTTACTCATGGTTATGAAGGTTTCAAAGATTTAAAAGCAGATAAACGATATGAAAAAATAACCGCAAGAATGTGTTTATCACATACCACTGGATTTCCGAACTGGAGATATATCAAAAAATCTGGTATTGATATGGAAAACCCGTTGGAGATAGAATTAGAGCCAGGAACTTTTTATAGCTATTCGGGAGAAGGGATTCAATTGCTTCAGTTTGTGGTAGAACAAATTACAAAAACTAACTTGGAGGAACTTGCACAAGAATACGTTTTTAAGCCATTTAAAATGGATATGACAAGTTTTCTATGGCAAAAAAGATTTGATACTAACTATGCCGTTGGTCACTACAAGAAAAGAAAAACCTTAAAACGAATAAAAAGAAGTCAAGAATATGCTGCCGGTAGTATGGATACTACACCAGAGGATTATACTAAGTTTATACAAGCAATGTTAGCCCAAAAGGGAATGAGCAAAGAAACGTATGAAGAGTTTTTTAAACCGCAAATAAGAATTGAGTCTAAGCAACAATTTGGTAAAAATCGATTGATAAAAACTACAGAAAATAATAACATCGAATTAAGCTATGCCTTGGGATTTGGCACCTACAAAACACCATTTGGAAAAGCAGTTTTTAAAGAAGGTCATATTCGGGGTTGGGAACATTATACCGTATTTTATCCATCACAGAATTTAGGAATTATAATCATGTCCAACAGTTCCAATGCCGAAAGTATTTTTAAAGAATTACTAGAAGTTGCGATAGGAGATACTTGGATGCCTTGGTATTGGGAGAACTTCGTACCTTATGATAAGTAA
- a CDS encoding DUF6326 family protein: protein MLENPKVNIKIKLASLWASVTFCYLYGDYFELYTPGKIDSLLTGENILDSPTKLLIATVILAISSVMVALSIILKPKISRILNIIFGMLFTLMMLFIGFNSNTGWYGFYVFLAFLESILTALIVWYAWKWPKEETI, encoded by the coding sequence ATGTTAGAAAACCCAAAAGTAAATATCAAAATAAAACTTGCTTCTTTGTGGGCCTCTGTAACATTCTGTTATTTATATGGAGATTATTTCGAGCTTTATACGCCAGGTAAGATAGATAGCTTACTAACAGGTGAAAATATTTTAGATAGTCCCACCAAATTATTAATAGCGACGGTGATTTTGGCAATTTCATCGGTAATGGTTGCGCTCTCAATTATTTTAAAACCAAAAATAAGTCGTATTCTGAATATTATATTCGGAATGTTATTTACACTGATGATGTTGTTTATCGGGTTCAATTCAAACACTGGATGGTATGGTTTTTATGTGTTTTTAGCATTCTTAGAAAGTATTCTTACTGCTTTAATAGTTTGGTATGCTTGGAAATGGCCTAAAGAAGAGACGATATAG
- a CDS encoding YciI family protein: MLFIRSEGNPVVNLSPEQQQEHVQKVGGFIKKMVDEGKMKSAQPLEMQGSILSYENGSFTDGPFNETKEVISGYYHMLAKDLKEAIEIAKSDPRFEDGKWRVEVRPIMKIDGINE; this comes from the coding sequence ATGTTATTTATTAGAAGCGAAGGAAATCCGGTGGTGAATCTTTCGCCAGAGCAACAACAAGAACATGTTCAAAAAGTTGGAGGATTTATAAAAAAAATGGTCGACGAAGGAAAAATGAAATCTGCCCAACCTTTAGAAATGCAGGGCAGTATTCTATCTTATGAAAATGGAAGTTTTACAGATGGTCCATTTAACGAAACAAAAGAAGTCATTTCGGGATATTACCACATGTTGGCAAAAGACTTAAAAGAAGCAATTGAAATTGCAAAATCTGATCCAAGATTTGAGGACGGAAAATGGAGAGTGGAAGTTCGTCCAATTATGAAAATTGATGGAATCAATGAATAA
- a CDS encoding RNA polymerase sigma factor, with amino-acid sequence MENLLISEELISDEQLKMMFVCCNPQISESSQICLILKILCGFSISEIANSFFTSTETINKRLVRGRKQLRTNNISFELLKDINKNLPIVLKTIFLLFNEGYSPTQKNELIRYDLCLEAIRLTEILVESKVIKQKADCYSLLALMYFNASRFESRMNSTNSIIEMDKQNRENWNQQLINKGIQNLNKATKGEQVSKYLILATISANYCIATSFEKTDWKEILSLYDSLLELEDTPIIRLNRSVPLSKVKGNRFAILELEKFVKKSKIDNSHLFFSTLAEFYKLENNLEKAKKNYEKAISLAENERDLKLLRKKLIDVVPI; translated from the coding sequence TTGGAAAATTTGCTAATTTCAGAAGAACTCATTTCTGATGAGCAATTAAAAATGATGTTTGTTTGCTGTAATCCCCAAATATCAGAAAGCTCACAAATTTGTCTGATTTTAAAAATCCTCTGTGGCTTTAGTATTTCGGAAATAGCCAATTCTTTTTTCACTTCAACAGAAACTATAAATAAGCGATTGGTAAGAGGTAGAAAGCAATTGAGAACGAATAACATTAGTTTTGAACTTCTAAAGGACATTAATAAAAACCTTCCAATTGTTTTAAAAACTATTTTTTTACTTTTTAATGAGGGCTATAGTCCTACACAAAAAAATGAGTTGATTCGATACGATTTATGTCTTGAGGCAATTCGATTAACAGAAATTTTAGTTGAAAGTAAAGTAATTAAACAAAAAGCGGATTGTTACTCTCTTTTGGCGCTTATGTATTTCAATGCTTCTCGATTTGAATCAAGAATGAACTCTACCAATTCCATTATAGAAATGGATAAACAAAATCGTGAAAACTGGAATCAACAATTAATTAATAAAGGCATTCAGAATTTAAATAAAGCTACCAAAGGTGAACAAGTCTCCAAATATTTAATTTTGGCAACTATTTCTGCAAATTATTGCATAGCAACAAGTTTTGAAAAAACAGATTGGAAAGAAATCTTATCTCTTTACGATAGTCTTCTCGAATTAGAAGACACACCAATTATAAGGCTTAATAGAAGTGTTCCTCTTTCTAAAGTAAAAGGAAATAGATTTGCCATATTGGAATTAGAAAAATTCGTAAAAAAGTCAAAAATTGACAACAGTCACCTTTTCTTCTCAACTTTGGCGGAGTTTTATAAATTAGAAAACAATTTAGAAAAAGCAAAAAAGAACTATGAAAAGGCTATATCGTTGGCTGAAAATGAGCGAGATTTAAAATTACTTCGAAAAAAATTAATAGATGTTGTCCCTATTTGA
- a CDS encoding sigma factor yields MAITNEKHSRELTEHFFRNEYGKMVSVITKYIGAGNVQTAEDIVQETLLKAVDNWQHNGIPNNPQAWLYTTAKNLTINVLKRKKISVRV; encoded by the coding sequence ATGGCTATAACTAATGAGAAACATAGTCGAGAATTAACTGAACATTTTTTTAGAAATGAGTATGGGAAAATGGTTTCTGTCATCACCAAGTACATAGGAGCAGGGAATGTTCAAACAGCAGAAGACATTGTACAAGAAACTTTATTGAAAGCTGTTGATAATTGGCAACACAACGGAATACCAAATAACCCACAAGCTTGGTTGTATACAACCGCTAAAAATTTGACAATTAACGTTCTAAAGCGAAAAAAAATATCTGTCAGAGTTTAA
- a CDS encoding nuclear transport factor 2 family protein, whose product MKKNIFFVLVIIMLLPILSKAQEITKSDRARSIVKAVNQKDAKMYVDNFSKNVKVYMYGEDGNFVLRVDGIEALYKNRAEHLKNHPEVRNEIQHLAEIDNRLIMHDKVWLTPKKKDGSSVVEIFTFNKDGKIERVDVIQQKNLFSQEK is encoded by the coding sequence ATGAAAAAGAATATTTTTTTTGTATTGGTTATAATAATGTTGCTTCCTATACTGTCAAAGGCTCAAGAGATAACTAAATCAGATAGAGCTAGAAGTATTGTAAAGGCTGTAAATCAAAAAGATGCCAAAATGTACGTTGATAATTTTAGTAAAAATGTAAAGGTATACATGTATGGCGAAGATGGCAATTTTGTGCTGAGAGTTGATGGAATTGAAGCGTTATATAAGAATCGTGCAGAACATCTAAAAAATCATCCAGAAGTTCGAAATGAAATACAACACTTGGCAGAAATTGATAATAGGCTTATCATGCATGACAAAGTTTGGCTTACACCCAAGAAAAAAGATGGAAGTTCTGTTGTAGAAATTTTTACTTTTAATAAAGATGGTAAAATCGAAAGAGTCGATGTTATACAACAGAAAAACCTTTTTAGCCAAGAAAAATAG
- a CDS encoding VOC family protein, with product MKLNAGIITEKLTETKEFYTNTLNFGVSFENDFYLLMHTPDKSAEIGFLKPNHPSQQPIFQLPFNGKGAYLTIEIEEVDKFYQELKNKGVAIEIEIRDEPWGDRHFAIVDPNGIGIDIVTYTKPE from the coding sequence ATGAAGTTAAATGCTGGAATAATCACGGAAAAACTAACGGAAACAAAAGAATTCTATACGAATACCTTAAATTTTGGAGTAAGCTTCGAAAATGACTTTTACCTTTTGATGCACACTCCTGATAAGTCGGCAGAAATAGGTTTTTTAAAACCGAATCATCCAAGCCAACAACCAATTTTTCAATTACCATTTAATGGAAAAGGTGCTTATTTGACGATAGAAATAGAAGAAGTGGATAAATTTTACCAAGAACTTAAAAATAAAGGAGTAGCTATCGAAATTGAAATTAGAGATGAACCTTGGGGAGACAGACATTTTGCAATCGTTGATCCAAATGGAATTGGAATTGACATTGTTACTTACACTAAACCTGAATGA
- a CDS encoding helix-turn-helix domain-containing protein gives MKEFQAIKKYYKPIQPTVKSEKGKIIYKEVQPDKKLENFVYCFWQLKTQKPLNQPFIYRVVSDGCIDIFFDHNQPNENFVMGFCKKYTEFPIGKTFDYIGIRFLPCAFPIIFGVDAKSLSNQSQELKYILPDISDWISSEIKPSVSYENIIEHLNEQLIHIIKKQNFELDQRFFNSLNLIFQKNGFLDTEKDLNTGLSSRQLRRIFNFHIGTTAKSFSNVVRFQHILNTKPSKQSLKENKLYFDVGFFDQAHFIKNFKTFYGVTPSEAFR, from the coding sequence GTGAAAGAATTTCAAGCTATAAAAAAATATTACAAACCGATTCAGCCAACTGTAAAATCTGAAAAAGGAAAAATAATCTACAAAGAAGTCCAGCCTGATAAGAAACTAGAAAATTTTGTGTATTGTTTTTGGCAACTCAAAACACAAAAACCGCTCAATCAACCTTTCATATACCGAGTTGTTTCTGACGGATGTATTGATATTTTTTTCGACCATAATCAACCGAATGAAAATTTCGTAATGGGATTTTGTAAAAAATATACAGAATTTCCTATTGGTAAAACATTTGACTATATCGGAATTCGATTTTTGCCTTGTGCCTTTCCAATCATATTTGGAGTAGATGCAAAATCCTTGAGCAATCAATCACAAGAATTAAAATATATTTTACCAGATATTTCAGATTGGATTTCGTCAGAAATCAAACCATCGGTATCATATGAAAACATTATTGAACATTTAAATGAGCAATTAATTCATATAATTAAAAAGCAAAATTTTGAGCTAGATCAACGTTTTTTTAATTCGCTAAATCTCATTTTTCAAAAAAATGGATTTTTAGATACAGAGAAAGATCTTAATACAGGTTTGAGTTCTCGACAACTTCGTAGAATTTTTAATTTCCATATAGGTACAACCGCAAAAAGCTTTAGTAATGTTGTACGATTTCAGCATATTTTAAATACGAAACCATCAAAACAGAGCCTTAAGGAAAATAAACTATATTTTGATGTTGGGTTTTTTGACCAAGCTCATTTTATCAAAAATTTTAAAACATTTTATGGTGTAACACCTTCAGAAGCCTTCCGTTAG
- a CDS encoding DoxX family protein: protein MKLLTQEYKEHWNTISKFIFRVLFTYFILYILLMFLNPLFETPLRWIGKEIFKIDYEYDVSGSGSGDHTFAYLTLFATMILTLITVFIWGILDRNRKSYNTLLYWFLVFLRIVLIAAMFLYGFVKVFKLQFPSASLTHLLDPLGDFSPMGLAWTYMGFSKSFNVFVGFMEVLGGLLLIPRRTQTLGSFIIIGVMTQVAMMNFCYDIPVKLFSIHLVLMALVIFMTDDRFLKVFIKNKAVDVYTYFHPIKNSEYHKVIFWIKSIGLFILVSLISFNFYTTESHRGNNREKPLLYGIWEASYFIKNRDTLQPLITDNYRWRYLIVDLKDKATVKTMDDIKHQYKFVTDSTSQKIMIHKKDSEAENYNFSYKNPNSEFLELDGIIESDTLHIIFSRKDHMKFNLNSRGFNWINERPYNR, encoded by the coding sequence ATGAAATTATTGACGCAAGAATATAAGGAACACTGGAATACAATAAGCAAATTCATATTCAGAGTATTATTTACTTATTTTATTCTCTATATACTTCTAATGTTTTTGAATCCACTTTTTGAAACACCATTAAGGTGGATTGGGAAAGAAATTTTTAAAATAGATTATGAATATGATGTAAGTGGTAGCGGTAGCGGAGATCACACTTTTGCATATTTAACATTATTTGCAACAATGATTTTAACTTTAATCACTGTTTTTATTTGGGGCATATTAGACCGAAATCGTAAGAGTTATAATACACTTTTATATTGGTTTTTAGTATTTCTTCGTATTGTTTTAATAGCTGCAATGTTTCTTTATGGGTTTGTTAAGGTTTTTAAACTTCAATTTCCATCAGCTTCATTGACTCATTTACTTGATCCTTTAGGCGATTTTTCGCCAATGGGATTGGCGTGGACTTATATGGGGTTCTCAAAAAGTTTTAACGTGTTTGTAGGTTTTATGGAAGTACTTGGTGGTTTATTATTAATTCCTAGACGAACACAAACACTTGGCTCATTTATAATTATAGGAGTAATGACGCAAGTGGCTATGATGAATTTTTGTTATGACATTCCTGTTAAATTATTTTCCATTCATTTAGTCTTAATGGCTCTGGTGATTTTTATGACTGACGATAGATTTTTAAAAGTATTTATTAAAAATAAAGCAGTAGATGTATACACTTATTTTCACCCGATTAAGAATAGTGAATATCATAAAGTGATTTTTTGGATTAAATCTATTGGTTTATTTATTCTTGTAAGTTTAATTTCATTTAATTTTTATACGACAGAAAGTCATAGAGGAAACAATAGAGAGAAACCATTGCTCTATGGTATATGGGAAGCTTCATATTTTATTAAAAATAGGGATACATTACAGCCTTTAATTACTGATAATTATAGATGGCGTTATCTTATCGTAGATTTAAAAGATAAAGCAACTGTAAAAACAATGGATGATATAAAACATCAATATAAATTTGTAACAGATTCAACGTCTCAAAAAATAATGATACATAAAAAAGATTCTGAAGCTGAAAATTATAATTTCAGCTATAAAAATCCGAACTCAGAATTTCTTGAACTCGATGGAATTATAGAATCTGATACGTTACATATCATATTTTCGAGAAAAGACCACATGAAATTTAATTTAAACTCTCGTGGTTTCAATTGGATTAATGAGCGTCCTTATAATAGATAA